A single window of Leptospira semungkisensis DNA harbors:
- a CDS encoding penicillin-binding protein 1A gives MKHEPVDFFTRYFVVLFRERIQSRLHSSDPIRKLFYLVLLLLFLNGFLFVFSIKDIWNVPKADQYEKPSLLFGINAEGNYEPIAEFYRFSRIVLTEEDLPGGWDNKVIRCFESTEDNNFRSHKGLDLRGIFRAAMVNLLAGRVKEGASTITQQVARLKFLNTERSFGRKAREAWLALLLEAVFDKKTLMNIYLNEIPLGHGTIGAGAAARFYFRKDLKDLSWGEAALLASLTTRPKEFSPLVNPNTSASKVRVVFKKLVENGILDVDTAEKEFSAFSEYYITLNRSPNDSAFSDRLNRFPYFTEYVRKNLSRYIPPTQLYEGGLKIYTTLNIQHQTQAEKALISGLKQQTQLSNQRAFTKIDSFEDSYGPIFQLLSDLNDVPEFKFKISRSYRTFNRAWQEDLRDELSVLNLISGTEGLGESIDLNYKTQATQDHLLPVEGALISIRPDTGYITSMVGGSGFRSDNQQIRAFQAYRQPGSAFKPLVYASSMEYYHQHPDDKKNVTAASLFDDSPLQYVLEDGDEWNPSNYSGEYSGFIRLRQALELSRNSVAVRLLEHTGLNNLLPNLEKILQVESRNLPRDFSIALGSFEVSPYELARAYTVFASGGKQVFPLSVLYVEDENGVLIKDFRKEFETKEKKRLVSSEVSYVITSMMEDVIKKGTGTGARSYGLTRPAAGKTGTTNNFRDAWFAGYTPELVAVVWVGYDTGTLSLGRGMSGAVVAAPIWGRFMANALSREKSRSFDFGEAKIVRKTICSISGKLPGSHCYQTEEEVFDSKTVPKEVCEDHKGMTGPEPSHHEPTPQTTKKKKPNLFEGDEDVIR, from the coding sequence ATGAAACACGAACCGGTCGATTTTTTTACCAGATACTTTGTAGTTTTATTTAGAGAAAGGATCCAGAGTCGTTTGCATTCTTCGGATCCAATCCGAAAACTTTTCTATCTAGTCCTTCTTCTTCTATTCTTGAACGGATTCCTATTCGTGTTTTCTATAAAAGACATTTGGAATGTTCCGAAGGCAGATCAGTACGAAAAACCTTCTCTTCTATTCGGGATCAATGCCGAAGGAAATTATGAACCAATCGCCGAGTTCTATCGTTTTTCTAGGATCGTATTAACCGAAGAAGATCTTCCTGGAGGTTGGGACAATAAGGTCATTCGCTGTTTCGAATCCACTGAGGACAATAATTTCAGATCTCATAAGGGCTTGGACCTGAGAGGAATTTTTAGAGCTGCCATGGTCAATCTTCTTGCAGGAAGAGTGAAAGAAGGTGCTTCCACGATCACTCAGCAGGTAGCTCGACTTAAATTCCTAAACACAGAAAGATCCTTTGGACGAAAGGCAAGAGAGGCTTGGCTCGCACTTCTTCTAGAAGCAGTCTTCGATAAAAAGACTTTGATGAATATTTATCTGAACGAGATCCCTCTCGGTCATGGAACAATCGGAGCCGGCGCTGCAGCCAGATTCTATTTTAGAAAAGATCTGAAGGATCTAAGCTGGGGAGAAGCGGCACTTCTCGCGAGTTTGACCACAAGACCTAAGGAATTTTCTCCTTTGGTAAATCCGAATACTTCCGCAAGTAAGGTGAGGGTAGTATTCAAGAAATTGGTGGAGAATGGGATCCTGGATGTGGATACCGCAGAGAAAGAGTTCTCAGCATTCTCTGAATATTATATAACTCTAAACCGTTCTCCGAATGATTCCGCATTTTCGGATCGATTGAATCGTTTTCCTTATTTTACGGAATATGTGCGCAAGAACCTTTCTCGCTATATTCCTCCGACCCAGTTGTATGAGGGCGGGCTTAAGATCTATACTACACTGAATATTCAGCACCAAACCCAAGCGGAGAAGGCGCTAATCTCCGGGCTCAAACAACAGACCCAGCTTTCTAACCAGAGAGCGTTTACTAAAATAGATTCCTTCGAGGATTCTTACGGTCCTATTTTCCAACTTCTCTCGGATCTGAACGATGTTCCTGAGTTCAAGTTCAAGATCTCTCGTTCTTATAGGACCTTCAATCGGGCCTGGCAAGAGGATCTGAGGGACGAGTTGTCCGTCTTAAATTTGATCTCAGGCACAGAAGGCTTGGGAGAAAGCATCGATCTAAACTATAAGACCCAAGCGACTCAGGACCATCTTCTTCCTGTAGAAGGAGCGCTGATCTCTATTCGTCCTGATACAGGCTATATTACTTCGATGGTGGGAGGATCCGGATTCCGTTCCGACAACCAGCAGATCCGCGCCTTCCAAGCGTATAGACAGCCTGGATCTGCGTTTAAACCGTTAGTCTATGCTTCTTCTATGGAATACTATCACCAGCATCCAGACGATAAGAAGAATGTAACTGCGGCTTCTCTCTTTGATGACTCTCCACTTCAATATGTTTTGGAAGATGGAGATGAATGGAATCCGAGCAATTACTCCGGAGAATATTCAGGATTCATAAGATTAAGACAGGCTCTAGAGCTTTCCAGAAACAGTGTTGCCGTGCGTCTTCTGGAACATACCGGCTTAAATAATCTTCTTCCGAATTTAGAAAAGATACTACAAGTAGAGAGCCGAAACCTTCCGAGAGACTTTTCTATCGCATTAGGAAGTTTTGAAGTATCTCCGTACGAACTCGCGAGAGCGTACACAGTTTTTGCATCCGGAGGAAAGCAAGTCTTTCCTCTTAGCGTTCTCTATGTAGAAGACGAGAACGGAGTCCTTATCAAAGATTTCAGAAAAGAGTTCGAGACCAAAGAAAAGAAACGATTAGTCTCTTCCGAAGTCAGCTATGTAATCACTTCCATGATGGAAGATGTGATTAAGAAAGGAACCGGAACCGGAGCAAGATCTTACGGACTCACTCGACCCGCTGCAGGAAAAACAGGAACCACGAATAATTTCAGGGACGCATGGTTTGCAGGTTATACTCCCGAACTCGTGGCAGTGGTCTGGGTCGGATACGATACAGGAACACTTTCTCTCGGAAGAGGAATGTCCGGAGCAGTCGTAGCCGCTCCTATCTGGGGAAGATTCATGGCAAACGCACTCTCTAGAGAAAAGTCCAGGTCCTTCGATTTCGGAGAAGCTAAGATTGTACGAAAAACAATCTGCTCCATTTCCGGAAAGCTTCCCGGAAGCCATTGCTACCAAACAGAAGAAGAAGTCTTCGACTCTAAGACAGTCCCGAAAGAAGTCTGCGAAGATCATAAGGGAATGACAGGTCCGGAGCCTAGTCACCACGAGCCAACACCCCAAACTACTAAAAAGAAAAAACCAAATCTTTTCGAAGGCGACGAGGACGTAATTCGGTAA
- a CDS encoding bactofilin family protein, whose protein sequence is MAIGKDNNNSVIGPGSIFEGKFYIAGSLRIDGKFEGEIKTDDALFIGETGKVRTNISAREVIVAGTLIGNIKAENEVRLEETGRLLGDIIAPSLSLAKGVVAKGNITVTGGQKKDVKKIVEESFGGTRTLDNGKEE, encoded by the coding sequence ATGGCCATCGGTAAGGATAATAATAACAGCGTAATCGGCCCCGGTTCCATATTTGAGGGCAAATTCTATATCGCTGGTTCCCTACGTATCGACGGAAAATTCGAAGGGGAAATTAAGACCGACGACGCATTATTCATAGGCGAGACCGGAAAGGTTCGCACCAATATTTCTGCGAGAGAAGTGATCGTAGCGGGAACCTTGATTGGAAACATTAAGGCAGAAAACGAGGTCAGACTCGAAGAAACCGGACGTCTCTTAGGAGACATTATTGCTCCTTCCCTTTCATTAGCGAAAGGAGTCGTTGCCAAAGGAAACATCACTGTTACCGGCGGACAAAAGAAAGATGTGAAAAAGATCGTGGAAGAATCTTTCGGTGGTACCAGAACCCTGGACAACGGAAAGGAAGAGTAA
- a CDS encoding crotonase/enoyl-CoA hydratase family protein translates to MKTSFEFFEITEREDGVAILYLNRPEKRNSMNWSFWRDLPDAVEEINNNSKIRSFVVAGKGKSFSTGLDLESFVQEFGSVVHGQFGDDRRKFYELILRMQKGINAVYDSPKPSVAAVQKHCIGGGLDLISACDIRYATYDSSISLREAKVAIVADMGSINRLPSIIGQGHTRELAYTGKDIDGEEAYRIGLVSKLFKTQEELMEAAIGTAAEIAANPRIVVQGTKEVMNYSEGKPLSSGLNYVAVWNSSFLDSKDFREAMNSFRDRKRPEYNKG, encoded by the coding sequence ATGAAGACAAGTTTCGAATTTTTTGAGATCACCGAGAGAGAAGACGGAGTTGCCATTTTATATTTAAACCGTCCTGAAAAGAGAAATTCCATGAACTGGAGTTTCTGGAGAGATCTCCCGGACGCAGTCGAAGAGATCAATAATAACTCTAAGATCAGATCCTTCGTGGTCGCAGGTAAGGGAAAGTCCTTCTCTACAGGATTAGATCTCGAGTCCTTTGTCCAAGAATTCGGAAGTGTAGTTCACGGACAATTCGGCGACGATCGAAGAAAATTTTACGAACTTATTCTCAGAATGCAGAAAGGGATCAATGCAGTTTATGATTCTCCAAAACCTTCCGTAGCAGCCGTGCAAAAACATTGCATAGGCGGAGGATTGGATCTTATCTCTGCTTGTGATATTCGTTATGCTACTTATGATTCATCGATTTCCTTACGAGAAGCCAAGGTTGCGATCGTTGCGGACATGGGATCTATCAATCGTCTTCCTTCCATTATCGGACAAGGGCATACTAGAGAGTTGGCCTATACCGGAAAAGACATCGATGGAGAAGAAGCTTACAGGATCGGATTGGTGTCTAAACTCTTCAAGACCCAAGAAGAATTAATGGAAGCTGCGATCGGGACAGCTGCGGAAATCGCGGCAAATCCGCGGATCGTCGTACAAGGAACCAAAGAGGTAATGAATTATTCCGAAGGAAAACCTCTTAGCTCCGGATTAAACTATGTCGCGGTTTGGAATTCCAGCTTTTTGGATTCCAAAGATTTCAGAGAAGCGATGAACTCTTTCCGTGATAGAAAGCGGCCTGAATATAATAAAGGCTGA
- a CDS encoding alpha/beta hydrolase produces MKRFVLFCLFAATTFSFGCNPSVVEYLEKRTDQQYSATQGLEVFFLTSRAINPGSQVACSNSYFLNFGNQTQKTGSCLVSVPADREVGALPFGLGNKDKSFQFLEHKIGNQTASPTDQESLWWKRIEEDPFDEVVVFVHGFNVNFEEAVLRAAQLKYDLKFPGKVALYSWPAGNDGTMLGSLFLRNTYEKNLVSARSSRDSFKNFIRRMSQTKKKIHLLVHSMGHQVVLNSIAELSKEAGSQPFLKELVLNAPDYDTGDFILILQSLLKSSERITLYCSPGDSALFASAQIHQAGRLGACSRFPGVDVVNVNPIDASLLSLGHGYYSSRPVITDLYQLFLGLHAEKRLFIRRSYGNENYILRN; encoded by the coding sequence ATGAAGCGATTCGTTCTCTTCTGCCTATTTGCGGCAACAACCTTCTCCTTCGGATGCAACCCCTCCGTTGTGGAGTATTTAGAAAAGCGCACAGACCAACAATATTCAGCCACCCAAGGATTAGAGGTATTCTTTCTCACGTCCAGGGCAATCAATCCTGGATCCCAAGTTGCCTGCTCTAACTCTTATTTTCTGAATTTCGGAAATCAGACCCAAAAAACAGGAAGTTGTTTAGTGAGTGTTCCTGCAGATAGAGAAGTTGGCGCGCTTCCATTCGGCTTGGGAAATAAGGATAAGTCCTTTCAATTCCTAGAACACAAAATCGGAAATCAAACAGCGAGTCCTACTGACCAAGAAAGCCTTTGGTGGAAGCGGATAGAAGAAGATCCTTTCGATGAAGTAGTGGTCTTTGTTCACGGCTTCAACGTGAACTTCGAAGAAGCTGTACTTCGTGCAGCCCAGCTTAAATACGATCTGAAATTTCCAGGCAAGGTTGCTCTATATAGTTGGCCGGCCGGTAACGATGGAACCATGCTTGGCTCACTCTTCTTGCGGAATACGTATGAGAAAAATCTGGTCTCGGCAAGAAGTAGTAGAGACTCCTTTAAGAACTTTATCCGAAGAATGTCCCAAACCAAGAAGAAGATCCATCTTCTTGTGCATTCCATGGGACATCAGGTAGTATTGAATTCAATTGCGGAACTTTCCAAAGAAGCAGGATCTCAACCGTTCTTAAAGGAATTGGTATTGAATGCTCCCGACTATGATACCGGTGACTTCATACTCATTCTACAAAGCCTATTAAAATCCTCCGAAAGGATCACTCTCTACTGTTCTCCCGGAGACTCTGCATTATTTGCTTCTGCACAGATCCACCAAGCAGGACGTCTAGGAGCATGTTCCAGATTTCCAGGAGTGGATGTCGTGAATGTGAATCCGATCGATGCTTCCCTACTCTCCTTAGGACATGGATACTATTCTTCTCGACCGGTAATAACCGATCTATACCAACTCTTCTTAGGGCTTCATGCGGAGAAGAGATTGTTTATCAGAAGATCGTACGGCAACGAGAACTATATCCTTCGCAACTAA
- a CDS encoding tetratricopeptide repeat protein, with translation MGFRELIVSAVHRERQREFTKAFNLYKESLNFTQNPKTILKVKNRQAWCQYYIGNTRETLNLFQELQDRFSSHPESRLYYANYLIKVHNYKLAKKILLNAIELFQDQLELYLTLASLLKDTDRSNEAITILKQALSQEKLSRGRGIKRKDIWAELGYLYFQRGDYNSALASLKTAMRMDEEETFLHYDMIAQCYLKVSDHKNALKFIDLYIKYFGESDADILVIKARAHAQLQESHLACASLLQAYSMENGLKLSAEDMVDFGPLLQTGFFDTLENVEIDEA, from the coding sequence GTGGGATTTAGGGAATTGATCGTTAGCGCCGTTCACAGGGAACGGCAAAGGGAATTTACAAAGGCATTCAACCTTTACAAGGAGTCCCTGAATTTTACCCAAAATCCGAAGACCATCCTGAAAGTGAAGAATCGTCAGGCCTGGTGTCAGTATTATATTGGAAATACTCGAGAGACCCTGAATCTGTTTCAGGAATTGCAGGATCGTTTTTCCTCTCATCCAGAAAGCCGCCTTTACTACGCGAATTATCTCATCAAGGTCCATAATTATAAACTTGCTAAAAAGATACTTTTGAACGCAATCGAGCTCTTTCAGGATCAGCTCGAATTGTATCTTACTCTTGCAAGTTTGTTGAAGGACACGGACAGATCCAACGAAGCTATTACGATCCTAAAGCAAGCTCTCTCTCAAGAAAAACTTTCTAGGGGAAGAGGGATCAAACGCAAGGATATCTGGGCTGAACTTGGATATCTGTATTTTCAAAGGGGCGATTATAATTCTGCATTAGCTTCTTTAAAGACAGCCATGAGAATGGACGAAGAAGAGACCTTTCTGCATTATGATATGATTGCTCAATGCTATCTGAAAGTCTCCGATCATAAGAATGCTCTTAAATTTATAGACTTGTACATCAAATACTTTGGGGAATCGGACGCAGACATCTTAGTCATCAAGGCAAGAGCGCATGCTCAACTGCAAGAAAGCCATCTTGCTTGTGCTTCCCTTCTTCAGGCATATTCGATGGAAAACGGGCTCAAGCTTTCCGCCGAAGATATGGTGGATTTCGGTCCCTTACTCCAAACCGGCTTTTTCGATACTTTGGAGAATGTGGAGATAGACGAGGCCTGA
- a CDS encoding peptidoglycan DD-metalloendopeptidase family protein produces the protein MIFKKPRQLTAGKEILRTDNFTLIYLGAFHFHYSFYFRGNLYHGNLDFRRRKFRIIPAIASVLFVLLFLGLWMSPSNASMEHHHAASTEVTENDSEDLKAKKGDEKFLEESEKAKLTILMANEIRNSSDKKKQLKVVTYKVKRNETLSEIATRYKVSMESIAGSSSINMEDTLYPGQILQIPNKQGLLYKVKAGDTVAKVAVLYKVNLDEILEENKLDDLDILRPGQKVFLPGAVIPDPTPKWVVPVTSHVVTSNYGWRTFPQHKFHEALDLKANYEAVMAARNGKVIFAGWMGGYGNAIVIEHNDDFKTLYAHNSRLNVKRGDYVVAGKKISTSGCTGYCFGPHLHFEVIHKGKSVNPGKYLKGLAYKKGSKPNH, from the coding sequence ATGATCTTCAAGAAGCCCAGGCAATTGACAGCCGGAAAGGAAATTCTCCGGACCGATAACTTCACTCTCATATACCTGGGCGCCTTTCATTTCCATTATTCCTTTTATTTTCGCGGAAATCTGTACCACGGGAATCTGGACTTTAGAAGACGCAAATTCCGTATCATTCCTGCAATCGCATCCGTTCTATTCGTATTATTATTTTTAGGCCTTTGGATGAGCCCATCCAATGCTTCGATGGAACATCACCATGCCGCAAGCACCGAAGTCACAGAGAACGATTCAGAAGACTTAAAAGCCAAGAAAGGCGACGAGAAATTCTTAGAAGAATCTGAAAAGGCAAAGCTCACGATTCTCATGGCAAATGAGATCCGTAATTCTTCGGACAAGAAGAAGCAACTGAAAGTCGTCACGTACAAGGTAAAGAGGAATGAAACCCTCTCAGAGATCGCGACCAGATACAAGGTTTCTATGGAATCCATCGCGGGATCTTCCAGTATCAATATGGAAGATACTCTGTATCCCGGGCAAATATTACAGATCCCGAATAAACAAGGCCTTCTCTATAAGGTAAAAGCGGGAGACACCGTTGCCAAAGTAGCCGTCCTCTACAAGGTCAACTTGGATGAAATCTTAGAAGAGAACAAACTGGATGATCTAGACATTCTTCGTCCAGGACAGAAAGTATTCTTACCTGGAGCTGTGATCCCTGATCCAACCCCAAAATGGGTTGTTCCTGTCACTTCTCATGTGGTCACTTCGAATTATGGATGGAGAACCTTCCCCCAACATAAATTCCATGAGGCATTGGACTTAAAGGCAAACTACGAAGCAGTCATGGCGGCACGCAACGGCAAGGTGATCTTTGCAGGATGGATGGGCGGTTACGGAAACGCGATCGTGATCGAGCATAACGACGACTTTAAGACATTGTATGCGCATAACTCCAGACTGAATGTAAAACGCGGAGATTACGTGGTCGCAGGAAAGAAGATCTCTACATCCGGATGTACTGGCTATTGCTTTGGCCCCCATCTTCACTTCGAGGTCATTCATAAGGGAAAATCCGTCAATCCTGGCAAATACCTGAAGGGCCTCGCTTATAAGAAAGGCTCTAAACCGAACCATTAA
- a CDS encoding histidine kinase dimerization/phosphoacceptor domain -containing protein: MLTKPKILVVEDEIIVAVNLGQKLKKLGYDLVGITSSGEEAIQKAEENHPDLVLMDINIEGNLDGIQTAELLRNRFQTPVIYLTAYADENTLNRAKRTQPLGYIVKPFESDQLRSSIEVALYKNELEHRNRKNEESLKSTLNHLESGIITTDENGLILFCNPVAEKITGVSYAECIGQALSKVLKLEEANTSTFNLPVSEVLSANHSVEKNGVFAVDGIGNKTQISINISPILNSEGKASGTITVLRSGELDNINQSYLKEIHHRIKNNLTVISSLLSMNASNLKDQETLDIFKDSQHRIQAVALLHEVLYENHDLSSISFDLYVKKLTDLLFEVYKVDREKFKLTLDIKASRIPSEMGMNCALIINELLTNSFKHGFKGKESGSIEVHFHKDEDHYFLEVKDDGVGLPDPLPQTRGSSSLGLSLVDSFVKLLRGKLILENANGCRVTLSFPA, encoded by the coding sequence ATGCTTACAAAACCTAAGATACTAGTCGTCGAGGATGAGATCATAGTCGCCGTAAACTTGGGACAAAAATTAAAGAAGCTAGGATACGATCTTGTAGGCATTACATCTTCCGGCGAAGAAGCCATTCAAAAGGCTGAAGAAAATCATCCGGACCTAGTCCTCATGGACATCAATATAGAAGGTAACCTTGACGGGATCCAAACTGCAGAGTTACTCAGAAACCGTTTTCAAACACCCGTTATTTATCTTACCGCGTATGCGGATGAAAACACTTTAAACCGAGCCAAGAGGACTCAACCTTTAGGTTATATAGTAAAGCCTTTTGAATCGGATCAGCTTCGCTCTTCTATTGAAGTAGCTCTCTATAAGAATGAATTAGAACATCGCAATCGTAAGAATGAAGAATCTCTTAAATCTACTCTGAATCATTTAGAATCAGGGATCATCACCACAGACGAGAATGGTCTGATTCTTTTCTGCAATCCTGTTGCTGAAAAGATCACAGGCGTCAGTTACGCTGAATGTATAGGACAGGCCTTAAGCAAGGTCTTAAAATTAGAAGAAGCAAACACTTCTACCTTCAACCTGCCGGTCTCCGAGGTTCTATCCGCAAATCATAGTGTGGAAAAAAACGGCGTCTTTGCAGTGGATGGAATCGGAAACAAAACTCAGATCTCCATAAACATTTCTCCGATCCTGAACTCCGAAGGAAAAGCGAGCGGTACGATCACTGTACTTCGCTCTGGTGAATTGGATAATATCAATCAATCTTATTTAAAAGAGATCCACCATCGTATCAAAAACAATCTCACTGTTATTTCTTCTCTCCTGAGTATGAATGCATCTAATTTGAAAGATCAGGAGACTCTGGATATATTCAAGGATAGCCAGCATAGGATCCAGGCAGTCGCATTATTACACGAAGTGTTGTATGAAAATCATGACCTTTCTTCCATCAGTTTCGATCTATATGTGAAGAAGTTAACGGATCTACTCTTCGAAGTTTACAAAGTAGATCGTGAAAAATTTAAACTTACCCTGGATATAAAGGCTTCTCGCATTCCGAGCGAAATGGGAATGAACTGCGCACTCATCATTAACGAACTTCTCACAAACTCGTTCAAACACGGATTTAAAGGCAAAGAAAGCGGCTCTATAGAGGTCCATTTCCATAAAGACGAAGATCATTACTTCTTAGAAGTCAAAGATGACGGAGTAGGACTGCCAGATCCACTTCCTCAGACCAGAGGCTCCAGTTCCTTAGGATTGTCCCTGGTGGATTCCTTTGTAAAACTTTTGAGGGGCAAACTAATTCTGGAAAACGCAAACGGCTGTAGGGTCACCTTAAGCTTCCCCGCATAA
- a CDS encoding diaminopimelate decarboxylase: MQSIENLKFLTPEEARKIAATYGTPIFIYNRKGIESSCDSVLSFPNAFGITVRFAMKANPGRTILEILRKKGIHIDASSEHEVKRALLAGFKPSDILLTSQQLAKSLKELVSQGVQFNACSLRQLEEYGKAFPGGEVSVRFNPGLGSGATKKTDVGGNTSSFGIWHEEIGKVKEILSQYKLKLVRVHTHIGSGSDPEVWKAVAHYTLEIASQFPDCRTVNLGGGFKVGRMQGEKTTDPQVIGKPVKELFENYAKDKGVQLKMEIEPGSYLMVNNGAILTQVDDIVTTGKDGFTFVKLDMGMDVNTRPALYAAKHPLVVVPQKEGAKIGTGDFVYVGHCCESGDLITQEEGGGPQLRTTHTPEIGDLVVMEGTGAYCSSMSTKNYNSYPETPEVLIDSDGSVKLIRQKQNLEQILQNEVLVALG, encoded by the coding sequence ATGCAATCAATAGAAAATCTTAAATTTTTGACTCCGGAAGAAGCAAGAAAAATCGCCGCAACATACGGAACTCCGATTTTTATTTATAACCGAAAAGGGATCGAAAGCAGCTGCGATTCGGTGCTTTCCTTTCCGAATGCTTTTGGCATTACCGTTCGATTTGCGATGAAGGCAAATCCAGGTCGTACGATCCTAGAAATCCTAAGAAAGAAAGGAATTCATATAGACGCTTCTTCTGAACATGAAGTGAAGAGGGCTCTTCTTGCAGGATTCAAGCCTTCGGATATTCTTCTCACTTCCCAGCAACTTGCAAAATCCCTAAAGGAATTGGTTTCTCAAGGTGTGCAATTCAACGCATGTTCTCTCAGACAATTGGAAGAATACGGCAAGGCATTCCCCGGCGGAGAAGTAAGTGTTCGCTTCAATCCTGGTTTGGGTTCCGGCGCTACTAAGAAGACGGATGTGGGAGGAAATACTTCCTCTTTCGGGATCTGGCATGAAGAGATCGGAAAAGTAAAAGAAATACTCTCTCAGTACAAATTGAAATTGGTCCGAGTTCACACTCATATCGGTTCCGGTTCTGATCCGGAAGTTTGGAAGGCAGTGGCTCACTATACTTTGGAGATCGCATCTCAGTTCCCGGATTGCAGGACTGTGAATCTGGGCGGAGGCTTCAAGGTGGGAAGGATGCAGGGCGAGAAGACCACAGATCCTCAAGTGATCGGAAAACCGGTCAAAGAACTGTTCGAAAATTATGCGAAGGACAAAGGCGTCCAGCTTAAGATGGAGATCGAGCCTGGTTCTTATTTAATGGTGAATAACGGAGCGATCCTGACTCAAGTAGATGATATTGTAACCACAGGCAAGGATGGATTCACATTCGTAAAACTAGATATGGGAATGGATGTGAATACTCGTCCAGCATTGTATGCGGCAAAGCATCCTCTCGTCGTTGTTCCTCAAAAAGAAGGAGCAAAGATTGGTACGGGAGACTTTGTATATGTGGGGCATTGCTGTGAGAGTGGAGATCTCATCACTCAAGAAGAAGGCGGCGGACCTCAACTCAGAACTACTCATACTCCAGAGATAGGTGACTTGGTAGTGATGGAGGGAACGGGAGCCTATTGTTCTTCTATGTCCACGAAGAACTATAACTCTTACCCAGAAACTCCTGAAGTTCTGATCGATAGCGATGGAAGTGTGAAGTTGATCCGACAAAAACAAAACTTGGAACAGATCCTACAAAATGAAGTCCTGGTTGCCCTCGGGTAA
- a CDS encoding zinc dependent phospholipase C family protein has protein sequence MAGKITHLEALSQVCKHLDHGTPEQRKIAKLLREESTRKFANIGAIAPDIFYFYHVLSPVRTKKALPWGDLSHHENVLELILNFLDRVLTVEEGIYRDRFLAFTLGYIIHCAVDIVTHPYIFFISGDYYSADKEISSKAQYNHMRVEFALDSWLLDFRWGMTPKAYDFVQHVDVIFKGKDGKQKMDPMLWDFWLRGLKETFPNEFKEKYIGSEEKIIPGDILNESFLGYLYFHRYLDSRSKFIRAALSLIDRITFHRVKSSVLMLPLKEHIDKRIMNEEKREWSYPADPSIIRNDSFVELINRSCDAAKEAVTMAWNYAHDKASRSNMIKEYQGYNLDTGLRFHGIDKMRQFSPL, from the coding sequence ATGGCAGGCAAAATCACTCACCTCGAAGCTCTCTCTCAGGTCTGCAAGCATTTGGACCACGGCACTCCTGAACAAAGAAAGATCGCCAAGCTGTTAAGAGAAGAAAGCACCCGCAAGTTCGCAAACATAGGCGCAATCGCTCCCGATATTTTTTATTTTTATCACGTTCTTTCTCCCGTTCGCACCAAGAAGGCCCTGCCTTGGGGAGATCTAAGCCATCACGAGAATGTTTTGGAATTAATTTTGAACTTCCTGGACCGAGTACTTACTGTCGAAGAAGGAATTTATAGAGATAGATTTCTCGCATTCACGTTAGGATACATTATCCATTGCGCAGTGGACATTGTGACCCATCCTTATATCTTCTTTATTTCCGGAGATTATTATAGCGCGGATAAGGAAATCAGTTCCAAGGCACAGTACAATCACATGAGAGTCGAGTTCGCTCTGGATTCCTGGCTCTTGGATTTCCGTTGGGGAATGACTCCAAAGGCCTATGATTTCGTACAACATGTGGACGTGATCTTCAAGGGCAAGGACGGAAAGCAAAAGATGGATCCTATGCTCTGGGATTTCTGGCTGAGAGGATTGAAAGAAACATTTCCGAATGAGTTCAAGGAAAAGTATATAGGCTCCGAAGAGAAGATCATTCCGGGAGATATATTAAACGAATCTTTTTTAGGTTATCTCTATTTTCATAGATATCTTGATTCTCGTAGCAAGTTCATTCGCGCGGCACTCAGCCTTATAGATAGGATTACATTTCATAGAGTTAAGTCTTCCGTTCTAATGCTTCCTCTCAAAGAGCATATAGACAAGAGGATCATGAACGAAGAAAAAAGAGAATGGTCTTATCCTGCGGACCCAAGCATAATTCGTAATGATTCTTTCGTAGAATTGATCAATCGCTCCTGCGATGCCGCTAAAGAAGCAGTTACAATGGCCTGGAACTATGCGCACGACAAGGCTTCCCGCTCGAATATGATCAAAGAATACCAAGGATATAATCTGGACACCGGCCTGAGATTCCATGGTATAGATAAAATGCGTCAGTTTTCGCCTTTATAA